Genomic window (Equus przewalskii isolate Varuska chromosome 12, EquPr2, whole genome shotgun sequence):
GCGAGAGGCCTCTGCTGCCCACACAGGGGGCGGTAGCCTTCTTCCCTGGAGAGGGGCGCTCACCCACAGTGGTGATGGGCACGGCAAAGGGTAGCAGGCCCCAGGAGGTGGCCGAGAAGAGACCACGGCCCCAGAAGACGAGGGAGCAAAGCCCAGGAGCTTCTTGAAGGTGATCTGGCACAGATGCTGCCAGGAGCCTGTGGCAAAAGTCTTAAGACTGAAGATACCATTCTCCCCAAAGGAGTATACAGACACCAGGGCGGCCCTGGGaaggggaggcagaagagaagagggTGGTCAGGCCAGCGGTCCCCGGAGTGCCCCAAGACAGGAGCCTCAGACGGCGGCCACTTCCTCCCCACACCCTGTGATGCCTTGCCCCAAGGCCTTTGGAAGCAAATGAAGATGGCAACaaagaaagatctggaaggagGGACTCACATTTCCGAGAAACACTTGTGAACTGGGCCTTCATCTATATATTTGTGCCTATGTCACAGGCAAACAAACAAGTCCAGGCTCTTGCCTTTGAGAGAGCAGCAGAAAGGGATTCGACCCCAGACCCCAGGGCTTCTGAGCCCAGGGGTCCTACTGTTTGAattccagccctgcctctctctgggggAGGAAGCTGGTGAGATGGGCACACTGGGCACAGGTAAGCACTCAAGCGCTGACGTGAGTGCTGTCCAGGTGCAGGGCACAGTGCACGGGCTCCGGGGACACACAGTCCCACCTACAGGGACCTGATGTCTAGGGACTGAGAGGGTGGCCCCCAGACACACCGTGATGTTCTGACCATGAGGAGCGGCCCCAGGACAGGCACCCACACCCCACTCACCCGTGCCTCAGTGCCAGGTGCAAGAAGCCTTTCTGCTCCTGGAGAGTGAGGTGGTGCTCCCCAGGGACCATGGACAGGCACTCATGGGCACCCCCGACAATGATAACCACAGCCTGCCCCAGCTGGGGCTGGGACAGAATGAAGTCCAGGCCCTGGTGGTTCCCAGGACACATTCCTGCTGGCTCAAGGAGGTGGGGAGCAGTCACCACCTCCTCCGTGGCTCCCTGGCCCCTCACCCAACCCTTTAGCACAGGAAGAGTGAGCCCCACATCCCATTCCTTCCAACCCCCCTCGCCCTGTGCCCATGTCAGTGTGCCCTGCAGTGCTTCTCCCATTGAGGACACAGGGCACTTGCTCCAAGTTACTCACTGATGCCCAGTGTGAGCCTGGCCAATGTTCAAGCCAGGTGCCTGCCCTGGGGGGTGAGTGGGTGGCACTCTGGCCAGGGATCCCCTCCTCGCACTCAGCTCAAGGCTCACCAAGGGACATGATGTAGCCATGATAGACTGGGAGGCGGAAGAGGCTGTCCAGGGTGGCTGTCCAGGGCCGATGCCCAGGAAGCCGCTGGGAGAAGCCATTGCTCTCGGTGAGGAAATTACAGAAGATCCCGGTGCACATGATCCCATGTGGGTGAGCGCCCAGCACGTAGTTCCGGTTAGGGGGCAGCTCCACTGTTTTCACCAGCTTCGGAGTGTTGGGTAGGATAAAGGGGAGGAGGCATAGAAGCTAAGACATCAGCCGAAAAGAACTGACCTCCCCCCCAACAGATTTCAGAGTTCAAGGTCCTAGGAGGAGGTCAAGGGCACAGGGGACCCCCTCTTGAACACCACTCTGCCCCTGCCCCATGGCCTGAGCTTAGGCAGCAGGGGCTCAGGCTCCATCACAGGGAGAGGCAAATAGGTGGGGGAAgtgggggacagggaggaagCAGAGTCCCTCTGGAGGGTGACCTGTCTCCTTGATAGGAGAATAGTCACTTAGGTGTTTCCAAAAGGTCTGCTTTCTCATCCACTCGGAAGGCCTTCCACCTTGGGGCAGAGAGACAAGCATGGAGGAACCCCCAGAGGCGCCAGATTGCCATCTCCCACTTCCGGCAGGGCCTCCTTCCATGGCTCACCTTGGCTGGGTGTGTCCCAGCCCAGGAAGAGCCCTACCAAATAGAGAACAGAGAGCCACCAGAGAGACGTGAAGAGgacaagaagggaaaagagagggactgggcgaaagaagagaaagaaaaatgaattcccTTTGGAAACTCAGTCATTCTAGCCAACAGCTCTTGTCCTCCAGCCTCACTGGTGGGATCATCCCACGGCCTCCCAGCCTGACCTCTGgccctctccacctccctttGCCCTCAGACATCCAGGCAAGTAGGGTTCCAGCCCCCACTTCTTCCCTTGCGGCCCCCAGGCACccatgcctctcccctcctctcacccaCAAAGAGCAAAACGAATACGTGTTGGTAGGTGCGCACTGCTTCCAGCCACTGCTTCTGCAGGGTATTCATGGTGGAGGAGGGCGGAGGGCGTGGAGATCCCGCTCCAGAGCTCCCCTCGTCAGGAAGGGCTCCAGGACTCGGAGGACGAACAATGGTGGTTTGGGGCCAAGCCCTTGGGGCATCCTGGGATTGGGTGTGTGCTGGGGTGTGGATGGCAAGATGCTTGGATCTGGAGCCCCAGACGCTTCCAGGCTTCCTCTCAGACTGATCTGTGAACTTCGTGCTCGGTGGGTCTGGACCCGCCCCTGGGCGGGGAAGGGGTGTGCAAGGGAGGTGTGGTAACCGAATtgacctgggggaagggactCAGAAGAATCGGGAGAGCGCACCAACTGGGTCCCAGCTGCTGGCGGGGGCCAGAAGCCCAACGGAGGCCGTCTAATCTCCAGTGCGGCCGCGTAGGCCCCTGCCCGCACGCTCCGCGTCTGTTGGCAGGTCTCCGGGAGTGTCAAGACCTTCCCGAGCCCCCGCCAGGCCCTGCAGCGCGCCCAGCCGTCCCCCGCCGCGCACAAACACGCAAACACACAAACACCGCGGGGCTGTTCCCACCTTTAATTTCACCCTTCCTCCCGAGGGCCTCGCGGGGCTCGGGGACGGCCAGGGCGGCGGGGGCGCCTACGTGAGGACCAGGTGCCCGTGGGCGGGAACGCCGTGGCGCGCCTTGCGCTCTGCGAACAACCATCGGAGCTGCTCCACGGAGAGCTCAGGCAGCGCGTCCGCCTGCGCCCGGTCAGGCTGTGGGCTTCGCGGCACCGGGATCGGGGTCCCCACTGTGGGCGGAACGGGAGGCGAGAGGGGGTCCTCGGGATCCCCCGCCggaccccttccctccctccggCGGCGATCGTCCAGGCCAGAGCTCAGGGCTGGGGCAGCGGCCATAGGCCAGCCCGGGGGGCGAGGCTGGCGTCGCCGACGCGCGGCCGACAACCAGGATTTCAGACCGCAACCAGGGACCTCCACCGCCCGGCGCGGGGAGCCGGCGGGCCGGGGAGCAGATGGGGCAGAAGCCGGGGCTCACCGAAGGCGTGGATGGGCGCGCCGCAGggggaggaggcccaggggcCGTGGAACAGCGGCAGGGCCACGCTCAGCAGCGGCTGCAGAGCTTTCTGCGCCCTCGGCACCCACGAGCCTAGCGGGCTCGCCAGCTGCTGGAAGAGCTCGTTCTCCCCGAAAGAGAAGACAGGTACCAGGGAGgccctggggagcagggctgcACCTGACTCTGGGCCCTGGGGCGCGCCGTGCTCCTGCCTCCACGGCTGCCCGGGAGTGCCCTGTCTGGCCACCGGCGCTTCTCATCGATGTTCCAGCGCTAATTGGACAAAACCCTTCAGATTCTGGATCCGCAAGCTCAGCGCTCCGGGTTTTGCCTCCAGGGGCCCTCTCATGGCCAGGACAACGGCCTGGCCTGGCCATCACTCCCCTCCCCATCCGCTGGCCGTGACAACAGATGGGAGGCTCTGGCCTTGTCCAGGGCACCAAACGTGGGGGGAGGGTAGAGGCTGGGAGGCCTGATGCCCAGATCttgaagagaagagggaggagggcatgggGAAAGTCGAGCTGGGACCAGGTGACCCCAGActggaggagggcaggtgggaggtGACAGCGGAGAGTGGGAGTCCTGAGCCGGGCCACCCCTCCTCACCACCACACATGGTGTAGTCCTGGAAGGGAGGGAAGTGGAAGCAACAGGGCAGCATGAGCAGGTGCTGCCGGGGGCAGGAGAAGCCCGTGGGCCCAGTGCAGAAGTTGCCCAAGGCCCTGACATCCAGAAGCCAGTGAGGGTGGAAGCCGAAGAGGTTGCTGCTGGAGGGGTCCGACTCTGTGGTTTAACCAGCCGGGGGACAGAGGGTGCACCCCCCACACGGCGGGTGAGATTGGATTTTGGGGGATGACAGTCCCAAGAGTCTCTTCGGaagccctgctcccaccccacacACCGTTCCTGGATGCCCTGGGTGCCCTCACGGAGATGGGGAGGGAGTCACAGAAACGTCTCCAGATTGCCCAGTTGCGGACCCAGGCAGAGCAGCGGCCTCCTGGCCACGGCGCATCCCTGTCTCCATAGAGCCAGACCACATAGAGGACTGCTGGGACACAGGCCTGGCCTAGGAGTGCAAGGAGCAAAGTGGCCATGCACACCTGGGCCGAAGCAGGGTGGAACTCAGGACTCAGACATTTAAGTGCCAGGTTCTCACTTTGCCACTCCGGCTTCCATGGCTCCAGGCCCTTCTGACCCACCTACTTCCTGCTCACTCCTTCAAGGACCCCACCCGGagatcccagccctgcctccctctctcatGGGGAAGCTGAGCGCCAGGGGCAGGGGTCCGGCGGGCTCAGGGACTCACCGAGCCCCAAGAAGGAGAAGACCCATTGCAGGACACCAAACCCTTGGAGGCCCCGgtagaggaggctggaggaggttGGCATTCCATAGCAGGAGTCACACAGGAGCTGCTAGGATGCTTAAGGACACCTGTTTTGGCCCAGTCCACAGGCCCTgacccctggccccacccccttTTCTGCCCCCTTTGCTGACCTGCACCCTGGGCCCTCGAGCGCCCCGGCCAGGAAGGATTAACCACTACCTGAGCTGCAGGGCTATGACCAGTAAAACCAAACGGGAGTGACCAGGGGTGTGGCCAACAAGCTGGGCTAGCAGAGGTCTGGGAAAGTGGGTGCTTGCCGGCGTGGTGTGTACCATTAACGGCAGGGCTCCCCCTGGGTCATCCAGGTTTGGCCCTTGAGGAGGAGACGACCTGCAGGATTTATTCCCTAAGGAGCAGCTTCGGCCTCTGTGGGGAGATGCTCCACCGGGGAGTCCTTTGCGGGAAAGGCTAAGGAGTGGGGAACCCCTTAAGAGAGAGCCCAGGGGGCTGTGGGCAGTCCTCACCACCCCCACGGCCCTCCCCAACACTGACCAGAGGCCTGTGGAGCTGGCACCTTTTCTGGGTCAGGGGACATCACTTCTTTTAGGGAAATCTGTAACACACTCATCAGGAGCCTCTGTCACATGCTCTCCCAGCTTAAAATACTTTCCCTCCGTCACAGTGATTCTCTGATTAAGGTCCCCCCCCACCGTCCCAGCTGGAGGCAACAAGAAGAGTGGTACTGTGCTCATCGCTGCAACCCTTGTGATGGGAGATGCTCTGGAAATGAATGCTGGACCCACAGGAGACAGGATAAGCCAGCTTCCAAGGCCCAGCCCCTACTGCTCAGGCTGGCACACCCTTTCTGTCCCCGTCCCCTGCCTCACTCTCCTGCAGCTTCCCTATCTGGGGAGCTTGCCAAGAGGCGTTTTCTCCCGTCCCTGCTCAGCCCGCTTCCATCCACAGGCTGTGCAGATGAGGGTGGTGGAGGCTGGGGTGAGATCCTCAGAGAGATGCTCAGTCCACATGGAAAGGTGATGCaaccagccccaccccccaggaaggaaggcttcacagagttTGGGCAGGAGGATGGAAGAAGGGGATTCTAGCTGTGGATGGCAAGTGAGCTGTCAGAGGCAGGAAACGTCCCAGGACAGATGAATGGCTTCTACAAGGGAACAGTTGGGAGATAAATTCAGGAAGGAAGGCTGGTGCAAGGATGGGAGAGACCAAGCTAAAGGAACATGGCCTGCTGTCCCCAGGGCGCCCTGAGGGATATGGGGAAGGGCTTGATGGtcccctggaggctggaggcaagACCAGCTCCCAGGAggtctcttctttttcaaggctgttGCACAttcccctcttccaggaagccttcttagGATGACCCTCCAGGCCTTCCCCTTTCCTGATCCTGCCTAACTGAAAGCTCAGGTCTAAGAAGCTGCAGGAAGGCTCCAGCCTGGCTTCCCTCATTGGAGCACAAGCTCCAGGGGGCCGTCCTGGCCCAGCACTGTCCCTGGAGCCCGCTCAGTGCCACGCCCCTGCCCCCTTTCATGCCACCAAGTGATGGGAGAGTCAGGGAGAAGCGTGTGGCATGGGGCGGGGGTGGGCTTCCCTCCGAGCCCGACCGGGGAAGTCCTCCTTTTGGTCTGGCCCTTCTTAGGCACTTCCCCCAGCTCAGGCAATAAACGGGAGTGAGAAATGGGACCCCGGCGGCTTCCAGGTCCCCACCCTGCTCAAACAGTCTGCTGCTACCCTTccgtcttctccttttctttggcGTAACCCCAGGTCTCCCCTCTACCCCAGGGGGCATGGGGGATACAGGGTCCGTAAGTGGATGAAACGCAATAAATGGACTCAAGAGTTACAAATCCTCCTTTATTGAGAGGGAGGCTGAGACACAATAATTTATCCCGTGGGGAACCCCCAGAAGCCCTCTCCCCATGGACCcttgggggctgaggggagggccaAGGGGGCTCCAGGAGCTTCCTGAGAGGGCCGTGTGGTGGGGGGTGAGGAGACACATTCAGTCCCAGGCACAGCGAACAGACACTCAGGAAGCGAGGAGCCGGACTGACACCCTCCCGGGAGGGGGTGCAAGAAGGCACATTGGCAGGGGCGTTTGGCAGAGTGGTTGAGTGTCAGGGGTCAACAAAGGACACCATGATGTAGCGAGTGCCCCGAGTAGTGGGCAGCCCCTCATGGTAGTGGGTGAGCCGGCCAGGGTGCAGGAGCCCCCAGCCCTTCCGCGGTGACGAGACCACGCAGTCATAGCGCAGGAAGCGGCAGCCACCTccctggggagtggggaagggaacAGGAGTGGAGTGTGAGCAGACATGGGGCAGGTCGGCCGGAGGGATAAGGGAGAGGTGGATTCAGGGTTGGGGGTGCTTAGGGGATCGGCAGATGGGGAGATGcatggggaaggggaggcagCCAGCCAGAAGGGTCCAGGAGACAATACCCACCAAGTAACAGGGACGGTGAAGAGGGCAGGCAAGGGGCAGAGGGCAACTGAGCGGGGTGAGTAGGGGGGTAGGGGGCAGGACACACGGTCACGGGTGAAGTGTGAgagtgtgtgcgcatgtgtgtagGGGCCCCCTGAAGTGGAGGGCGGGAGGGCTCACCTCATAATCCAGGCCCTTGTGGTTGAGGGCAACATTGAGGGTGAAGGTGGATGAGTCGTGATGCGGCCGCAGAGAGGGCTGCTCATCCGGCCGGTAGCGGACTACAAAGTTCATCACTGCCCGCGTCTGTGGGGACACAAGAGAAGAGGCTGGAGGGATGGCCGTGAGGTCCAGAGGGCCTTCTAAGGAGGTGACAGCCCCTGTCCAGGGacggggaggggctgcaggggccaAGCAGGCTCCCCCCAAGGCTGCTGTCCTGCAGCATCTCTTTCCGTGGGGCCCCAAATGCTACAGGGGCCAAAAAGTGCCGTGTGGAGCCTTCCAGCCGTGACCGGGgtgtgtggagggggaggaggcggggggcAGGCTCACCTTCGTATGATAGCCTGGGAACAGGCTCTCGGTCATGGGCCCCACGTATGTCCTCAGCAGCTGCAGCCACTGGTCCTCAAAGCCCACCTGCTTCATGTGGATGTCCACGGTGGGCACGTTCTCGTAGCCTCCAGCC
Coding sequences:
- the MOGAT3 gene encoding LOW QUALITY PROTEIN: 2-acylglycerol O-acyltransferase 3 (The sequence of the model RefSeq protein was modified relative to this genomic sequence to represent the inferred CDS: inserted 3 bases in 3 codons), which produces MPTSSSLLYRGLQGFGVLQWVFSFLGLESDPSSSNLFGFHPHWLLDVRALGNFCTGPTGFSCPRQHLLMLPCCFHFPPFQDYTMCGDLGIRPPSLYPPPTFGALDKNELFQQLASPLGSWVPRAQKALQPLLSVALPLFHGPWASSPCGAPIHAFVGTPIPVPRSPQPDRAQADALPELSVEQLRWLFAERKARHGVPAHGHLVLTSIRLPHLPCTPLPRPGAGPDPPSTKFTDQSERKPGSVWGSRSKHLAIHTPAHTQSQDAPRAWPQTTIVRPPSPGALPDEGSSGAGSPRPPPSSTMNTLQKQWLEAVRTYQHVFVLLFVVPLFSLLVLFTSLWWLSVLYLVGLFLGWDTPSQGGRPSEWMRKQTFWKHLSDYSPIKLVKTVELPPNRNYVLGAHPHGIMCTGIFCNFLTESNGFSQRLPGHRPWTATLDSLFRLPVYHGYIMSLAGMCPGNHQGLDFILSQPQLGQAVVIIVGGAHECLSMVPGEHHLTLQEQKGFLHLALRHGAALVSVYSFGENGIFSLKTFATGSWQHLCQITFKKLLGFAPXVFWGRGLFSATSWGLLPFAVPITTVGERPSPAPQRLHPSEEEVDHYHALYMKALXQLFEEHRASCGVXTSTHLTFIQPGLMPPPPRSPGAPDPVHFDLHLLPHSAPPIKASSLPPLLCTTS